One Rhodoligotrophos appendicifer genomic window, TAGAGCTGATCGCGCGGCGTAGCCATCAGCGAGGTTTTGACTTTTATTACAGAGATGAGAATCGAACTTGGCATGGGCCGCAACGTATTGGCGAGCATTTAATCATAGACCGGCCGTGGGAGCACCGTCGCTTTAATGTAGCCGGCGATCCTGTGGGTGTCGGTGCCGAAATGCGTCTAGGCGCAAAGTTGGTAAGTTGGGTTGATACAGTAAACAGGATAGAGCACATCGCTTGGAATGACGAGGGGCTTTCAGCCCTGCGCCGCCGTTTGGGCAGCCGGATCTGGTCCAGAGAAACCCCTCAATTCGCACCGGCAGAGCGTTATACGGGCTTGTCGGGTTGGTTTGTTCCACAGGAAAACTCCGACTACATTGCCTACCATGGCCCAACCACTCTAGGTGATCAACTCTACGTCTGCAGAAAGCCTGCAGACTCAACTACTTGGGAGTTAGTCGCCACTTTGGGCAGTGAGGTTACTCAATCGTCCCTGTATTGGCGGACCGGCCCCATTGGCTGGATCGATTACGGGACCGTCGTCCATATCGTTTACGCGAGTAAAGGTGGAAAGATCCACGAATGGTTTCGGAGGGCAGGTACAAACGAGCCATGGCAACATAGCGACGTGAATCTCCAAAATCACATGAAGATTTTAGACGGCACCATCCCCTCTCTATGGGTCAGCCATAGTAAGGAATTATCCAGTTTAGTCTACTTTGGTGCCGACGGCCGGCTCCACCACAGCGATCATAGAGTGGTGGCTGCGTCGCCCCGCTGGGACCATCGATTGGTCGAACCACATATATCATTAGAGGGGTCACAGCCGTCTGGCGACGTTGTGACAAGTTGGGGGTCAACGGTTGGAACTGAAGTTCAGCATTTTGCCTACGCCCTGACGAACGAGGTCCATCAAAGGTACTACTTTCGAGGTGGCTATGGGGGATGGCGCCACGAGGTTTGTACTCCCGGGCAAGCCGCGCCCAGAAGTGCCGTAACTAGCTGGTACACCTCGCCTGAACACACCCAGCACATTGCTTATGTAGGTGACGATCGTCAGGTCCACGAGACTTATTTCAATGTTGCTGTGGATGGCGACGACGTATGGCATCACACCGTTCCATCAACCGGCTACCGACCGACGTCAGACGGACTTCCGCCGATGACAAGCTGGGTCACACCAGATAACGTGGAACACATAGTTTATCTGGGCGACGACAGCCGGCTTTATGAACTGCTCAGAGAACCGGCGTAGCGCATTGAAGCAAAGCGGTTAAGCGCAACGTCTCTCAATCATGCCCCTTCAGGCAGGAGCGGACCTGTTCGCAGTCATGGCTGTCAGCCGGCATGCGGATGCCCGGACGCTGAAGACCTATGATCGTCGAAGCAAGATGTTCCGCGACCATGCGGGCAACGCATTTCTCTAGAGTGAGTGGGATTGCCGCTTTCTGGTCTCTAAATTTCAGAGGGCTGACCTACCGCCAGCGCTTTCAAAGTGATCCGCTATGAAGATCAACGGTCAGTGGAGCACAATCTGGATTTCTGAAACTAGACTACTCCACCCCGTTCCGCGTCGTGCTACCCTTGAGATCCCGTCGAAGGAAGATCCGCACATTAAATGGGTCGCGTGCCTGTGACGGTGGACGCACACTGACACCGACTGAGAATGAATCCCTCCAGCCCGTCCTTCATCCCTCACGCTCTAACGCGCTAATCTCCGCTTCTTCGCGAAGAGCTTCCGGTGCCACAGCTTCTGCCGACGCCTTTTCGTCACTGAGCTTTGGTGCGGGGGCCTGCCACGCCCTAAGATGTTGCCCAATCTGGTTGTAGAAATCTGGTACAAGCTTTTCGAGGTCCGAAATGAAGTTCTTCCGTTGTGAGAAACGAGAGCCAAGATCTTTCACCAAAAGAACTTCAAAGGTATGAGGAGCCTGGTCCCCTCTGTCCTTTGACACAATCTCCGAGTTTTCTTTAAGAGCCTTCAGTGAATGCTGAGTGCTCATGGTTCTTCCCGGCGACCCGAAGCGAACATGTATTCCTTCAGGTTCTGCTTTTGCCAGTTGACGAAGAAGCCAGCTCGTTCGCCCCTTAGCACTCTTTTTCTCAATTGGGGCCCTCAGCTTCATGGAAACCGAGATCGACTTCTTCGCCAGATCAGCGATGAGCTCTATTGGAGAAGCGGCTGAAGGGACATCAAAAACGGCCTCAAGTCGTTTAGACAAAGCAAGAACTTCCAAATCGGCCTTTTGCCGAGCTGCCGGATCATCTTTCAAACTACGGGGTACCCGCAGGTCCACTTCAACACCAAGCTGCCTGCTCAAAATGAGACTTAGGTTACGAATTTCCTGGTGCCATGCTCCTACGACTTCGCGAGCCTCTGACGAAGTTGTTGGAATAGATGCTCCAGCATTTATCTGAGAAAGAATTTCAGTCCAGGCCAAAGGCATCTGCTCAAAACTCTTAACACCTGAGCTTTGATGAAGAAGAAATCTCTTCATTTCCTGCAAAATGATTCTTTGATCTCTGTCAATAACTTCATCATTACTAAGAAGAAGGTCTGCCATGGTGATGACATACAT contains:
- a CDS encoding phosphate/phosphite/phosphonate ABC transporter substrate-binding protein produces the protein MLNNNKDAGDATMTELPSVLARGERARLFPVLADTSKEGRTLSIFLSCLQNVDEFGRSMLADLGKRVGTRSKIETFTEVGLSKSGGDKAMRPDGLILITAGSSRWTALVEAKVGNTDLTVEQVSSYAELARLNGVNALITLSNQFAPLPSHHPVNVPSSLRKKVDLYHWSWMYVITMADLLLSNDEVIDRDQRIILQEMKRFLLHQSSGVKSFEQMPLAWTEILSQINAGASIPTTSSEAREVVGAWHQEIRNLSLILSRQLGVEVDLRVPRSLKDDPAARQKADLEVLALSKRLEAVFDVPSAASPIELIADLAKKSISVSMKLRAPIEKKSAKGRTSWLLRQLAKAEPEGIHVRFGSPGRTMSTQHSLKALKENSEIVSKDRGDQAPHTFEVLLVKDLGSRFSQRKNFISDLEKLVPDFYNQIGQHLRAWQAPAPKLSDEKASAEAVAPEALREEAEISALEREG